In a genomic window of Fibrobacter sp.:
- the lpxA gene encoding acyl-ACP--UDP-N-acetylglucosamine O-acyltransferase, translated as MVHPSAFVHPSAKVHETATIGPWCLVDAGAEIAEGVVLEARVHVYGGVSIGKSTRVFDGAVLGAPPQDLKYNGENTRLKIGENCIIREYCTLNRGTAQGGGVTRLADKVLLMTYSHVGHDCFIDEGAVISNGCQLGGHARIGRYATLGGNVGMPQRNQVGAYAFVGATLKVEKDVPPASKAFGTPLKWGGLNLHALKLHGEEFSEERIAGLDKAFRALYRSGRPIQEVIDELKASGDPLFKEFFDEHWGGTLIRP; from the coding sequence ATGGTTCACCCCTCCGCATTTGTGCACCCTTCTGCAAAAGTCCATGAGACCGCGACAATCGGCCCTTGGTGTCTTGTAGATGCCGGAGCCGAAATTGCCGAAGGGGTGGTGCTGGAAGCCCGTGTCCATGTGTACGGCGGCGTTTCCATAGGCAAAAGCACTCGCGTCTTTGACGGGGCCGTCCTGGGGGCCCCACCCCAAGACCTGAAATACAACGGCGAGAACACCCGGCTAAAAATCGGCGAGAACTGCATCATCCGGGAATACTGCACCCTGAACCGGGGCACGGCACAGGGCGGCGGAGTCACCCGCCTTGCAGACAAAGTATTGCTCATGACATACTCCCATGTGGGGCATGACTGCTTTATCGACGAAGGGGCGGTAATTTCTAACGGGTGCCAGCTGGGCGGCCACGCCAGAATCGGGCGCTATGCCACCCTGGGCGGAAACGTCGGAATGCCCCAGCGGAACCAGGTAGGAGCCTATGCCTTCGTAGGGGCAACCCTGAAAGTGGAAAAGGACGTGCCACCGGCAAGCAAGGCCTTCGGGACTCCGCTCAAGTGGGGCGGTCTGAACCTGCACGCCCTGAAGCTCCACGGTGAAGAATTTTCCGAAGAACGCATCGCAGGCCTAGACAAGGCCTTCAGGGCGCTGTACCGCAGCGGAAGGCCCATCCAAGAAGTTATTGACGAACTAAAGGCCAGCGGCGATCCTCTATTCA